In Streptomyces sp. NBC_00569, a single genomic region encodes these proteins:
- a CDS encoding pyridoxamine 5'-phosphate oxidase family protein, with product METTGIVRRQTAERMRDALERLATERDVWVSTAHPDHGPHQVPLWFLWDGRAVWMCTSTASVSARNVREEPRVRLSLPDTFDVVLLQGEAECYPDQEVPGGAAEAFADKFGWDPRVEEGSFLYVCVVPKTVRAWRGEPELRGRVIMRDGMWLA from the coding sequence ATGGAGACCACAGGAATCGTTCGTCGCCAGACGGCGGAACGTATGCGCGACGCTCTGGAGCGGCTCGCCACCGAGCGAGATGTATGGGTGTCGACGGCTCACCCTGATCACGGGCCGCACCAGGTGCCGCTGTGGTTCTTGTGGGATGGGCGAGCGGTGTGGATGTGCACCAGCACCGCTTCCGTGTCTGCGCGAAACGTCCGCGAGGAGCCGCGCGTGCGCCTGTCGCTACCGGACACCTTTGACGTGGTGCTCCTCCAGGGTGAGGCGGAGTGCTACCCGGATCAGGAGGTCCCCGGAGGCGCAGCGGAGGCGTTCGCCGACAAGTTCGGGTGGGATCCACGCGTTGAGGAGGGTTCCTTTCTGTATGTATGCGTGGTCCCGAAGACTGTGCGGGCTTGGCGCGGCGAGCCGGAACTGCGCGGGAGGGTCATCATGCGTGACGGGATGTGGCTGGCGTAG
- a CDS encoding dihydrofolate reductase family protein has translation MSVIVIEFITLDGIVSDPDGSAGTPGGGWAFRNGPEAVAGDKFRLGRTLDDGVLLLGRTTWQLFSRLWPGRDDPFAARMNAVPKLVASRTLTDSDTSAWSNSQLLEGDLVDAVRRERRNMVVTGSLSVVDRLMAADLIDEYRLLTFPTVLGTGQRLFPVGGPHAELECLAAERVGAAVLSRYRKAAR, from the coding sequence GTGAGCGTCATCGTCATCGAGTTCATCACCCTGGACGGCATCGTGTCCGACCCGGACGGGTCCGCGGGCACGCCGGGGGGCGGCTGGGCATTCCGGAACGGCCCGGAGGCTGTCGCCGGGGACAAGTTCCGGCTCGGCCGCACGTTGGATGACGGGGTGCTGCTGCTCGGGCGCACTACCTGGCAGCTGTTCTCGCGGCTGTGGCCGGGCCGCGACGACCCGTTCGCCGCGCGGATGAACGCCGTGCCGAAGCTGGTCGCCTCCCGCACCCTGACCGATTCCGACACCTCGGCGTGGTCGAACTCCCAGCTCCTGGAGGGCGATCTGGTCGATGCCGTCAGACGAGAGCGCCGGAACATGGTCGTCACCGGAAGCCTCAGCGTCGTGGACCGGTTGATGGCCGCGGACCTGATCGACGAATACCGGCTGCTGACCTTTCCGACTGTCCTCGGCACCGGGCAGCGCCTTTTCCCGGTCGGTGGCCCCCACGCCGAGCTGGAGTGCCTGGCTGCTGAGCGGGTCGGGGCCGCCGTCCTCAGTCGCTACCGCAAGGCCGCCCGATGA
- a CDS encoding sigma-70 family RNA polymerase sigma factor, with protein MRHDRPMDFEPYRGELVVFCYRMLGSFHEAEDLVQETLLRAWKARDRYDPARASVRTWLYRIATNACLTALEGRGRRPLPCGLGMPSDDPGAPLVPAPDVSWLEPFPDARFDIEVRADLRLAWVAAVQLLPARQRAVLVLREVLAFTAAEVAEQLGTTVAAVNSALQRARAALAEVGDMGAVTEPDDPEVRSVIERYMQAFEAADVPALVQLLAEDAVLEMPPVPLWYRGSRDYGRFLERVFAMRGPGWGMRALTSNGQPALAAYAPQPGGKRRLHTLQVFTVTGGRITRNVVFADPRVFDGFGLPREIPANHLRRER; from the coding sequence GTGCGGCATGATAGGCCGATGGACTTCGAGCCGTACCGGGGCGAGTTGGTGGTGTTCTGCTACCGGATGCTGGGGTCGTTCCACGAGGCCGAGGATCTGGTGCAGGAGACGCTGCTGCGTGCCTGGAAGGCCCGCGACCGGTACGACCCGGCGCGCGCGTCGGTGCGAACCTGGCTGTACCGGATCGCGACCAATGCGTGCCTGACCGCACTGGAGGGGCGCGGTCGGCGTCCTTTGCCGTGCGGACTGGGCATGCCCAGCGACGATCCCGGTGCGCCGCTGGTACCGGCACCCGATGTGTCCTGGTTGGAGCCGTTCCCCGACGCGCGGTTCGATATTGAGGTCAGGGCCGATCTGCGGCTCGCGTGGGTGGCGGCGGTGCAGCTCCTGCCGGCGCGGCAGCGGGCGGTGCTGGTGCTGCGTGAGGTGCTTGCGTTCACCGCCGCCGAGGTCGCCGAGCAGTTGGGGACTACGGTCGCAGCGGTCAACAGCGCGCTGCAGCGCGCCCGCGCCGCCCTCGCCGAGGTGGGCGATATGGGTGCGGTCACCGAGCCGGATGATCCTGAGGTGCGCTCGGTCATCGAGCGGTACATGCAGGCGTTCGAGGCGGCGGATGTCCCCGCGCTGGTGCAGCTCCTGGCCGAGGACGCGGTGCTGGAGATGCCGCCAGTGCCGCTGTGGTACCGGGGGAGCCGGGACTACGGACGGTTCCTAGAGCGAGTGTTCGCGATGCGTGGCCCGGGATGGGGCATGCGGGCGCTGACCTCCAACGGGCAGCCTGCGCTCGCCGCGTACGCGCCGCAGCCCGGCGGCAAACGCCGTCTGCACACCCTGCAGGTCTTCACCGTCACCGGCGGCCGCATCACGCGCAACGTGGTGTTCGCCGATCCGCGCGTATTTGACGGCTTCGGGCTGCCGCGCGAAATTCCTGCCAATCATTTGCGCCGGGAGCGATGA
- a CDS encoding PIG-L family deacetylase, producing MTERPLTLMAVHAHPDDEATGTGGVLARYAAEGIRTVLVTCTDGGCGDGPGGVKPGDPGHDPAAVALMRRQELEASCDVLKVSDLEMLDYADSGMTGWPSNDAPGSFWQTPVEEGAARLAELMRHYRPDVVVTYDENGFYGHPDHIQAHRITMAAVEMTELTPKVYWTTMPRSGMQRFGEIMREFHEDMPEPDPAEAAALAEIGLPDDEITTWVDTTAFSGQKFDALAAHASQGENIFFLKMGKERFGELMGMETFVRVKDATGAAVPENDLFAGLR from the coding sequence ATGACTGAACGGCCTTTGACGCTGATGGCTGTGCACGCTCACCCCGATGATGAGGCCACCGGAACCGGCGGGGTCCTTGCGCGGTATGCGGCGGAGGGTATCCGCACGGTTCTCGTGACGTGTACCGACGGCGGTTGCGGTGATGGACCGGGGGGTGTCAAGCCGGGCGATCCCGGACACGATCCGGCGGCTGTCGCCTTGATGCGCCGTCAAGAACTCGAGGCGAGCTGTGACGTCCTGAAGGTCAGCGATCTGGAGATGCTGGACTACGCCGACTCCGGGATGACGGGCTGGCCGAGCAACGACGCCCCCGGTTCCTTCTGGCAGACCCCCGTGGAGGAGGGCGCTGCCCGTCTCGCGGAACTCATGCGGCACTACCGGCCCGATGTGGTGGTCACCTATGACGAGAACGGCTTCTACGGCCACCCCGACCACATCCAGGCCCACCGCATCACGATGGCGGCGGTGGAGATGACCGAGCTGACACCGAAGGTGTACTGGACGACGATGCCCCGCTCGGGGATGCAGCGGTTCGGCGAGATCATGCGGGAGTTTCATGAGGACATGCCGGAGCCGGATCCCGCTGAGGCCGCCGCATTGGCCGAGATCGGCCTCCCCGACGATGAGATCACCACGTGGGTGGACACCACCGCGTTCAGCGGTCAGAAGTTCGACGCGCTGGCCGCGCACGCCAGTCAGGGCGAGAACATCTTCTTCCTCAAGATGGGCAAGGAGAGGTTCGGCGAATTGATGGGCATGGAGACCTTCGTACGGGTCAAGGACGCCACCGGCGCGGCCGTACCCGAGAACGATCTCTTCGCCGGCCTACGCTGA
- a CDS encoding class I SAM-dependent methyltransferase, whose translation MSGRHSGARDVIAYNWPQYAAGLATAAGAAAVVGHLPRPLRRLARSGSAAAITLLGTATAASWYVYDRSDLYAYHWLASLLPRTPSAYVVVSCGLDEVSAPLAARWPAARRSAVDLYDPALTSEGSIRRARRRVPPPAHALPGRPDTLPLPTAGTDAVLLVFAAHELRRARDREELFTECGRILRPGGTLVLTEHLRDIANTAAFGPGAWHFLPRAEWLRLAAHAGLRPTTERRLAHLITAFAFTKDETCPNSSP comes from the coding sequence ATGAGCGGACGACACTCAGGCGCGCGCGACGTCATCGCCTACAACTGGCCTCAGTACGCGGCGGGCCTGGCCACCGCAGCGGGCGCGGCCGCCGTCGTAGGGCACCTGCCACGCCCTCTGCGCCGCCTTGCCCGTTCCGGATCCGCAGCGGCAATCACCCTTCTCGGCACGGCCACGGCGGCCAGTTGGTACGTCTACGACCGCTCGGACCTGTACGCCTACCACTGGCTGGCGTCACTGCTGCCCCGCACCCCGTCCGCGTACGTGGTGGTGAGCTGTGGACTCGACGAGGTGAGTGCCCCTCTCGCCGCACGCTGGCCCGCCGCACGGCGATCCGCCGTCGATCTGTACGACCCGGCACTGACCAGTGAGGGCTCCATACGCCGGGCACGGCGCCGCGTGCCGCCGCCCGCCCACGCCCTGCCGGGCCGCCCCGACACGCTGCCGCTTCCCACAGCCGGGACCGACGCGGTCCTGCTGGTCTTCGCCGCACACGAACTACGTCGGGCACGAGATCGGGAGGAACTGTTCACCGAATGCGGCCGGATACTGCGCCCCGGAGGCACACTCGTCCTCACCGAACACCTCAGGGACATCGCGAACACGGCCGCGTTCGGGCCCGGCGCCTGGCACTTCCTGCCCCGCGCGGAATGGCTGCGCCTCGCCGCCCACGCCGGACTGCGCCCCACGACCGAGCGCCGTCTCGCCCACCTGATCACGGCATTCGCCTTCACCAAGGATGAGACATGCCCCAACTCTTCTCCCTGA
- a CDS encoding DUF2071 domain-containing protein, whose product MRNPSYLIQRHPISIRSHFAHSLVLTYALPAEVLRPLVPPFLELDTYRASAQDVEYGFVAAAVVDTRDLRPAGLPARLGRDFLLTGYRVFTRFPTPGGRTMRGLRILRSDTNTRFMQLGGNLLTRYNYRLARIRSQVTGNALEFCVDTADGHADLDVRADLRKTPAPLPPNSPFADERAARRFAGPLPYTFEYEPQTRSVIVIKAFRTRWDPQPVTVDVRRLTFFDHGPFAGTRPVLANAFHIDGVDYGWHRGVRRSESGGRR is encoded by the coding sequence GTGAGGAACCCGTCGTACCTGATACAACGTCACCCCATATCGATACGCAGCCACTTCGCGCATTCCCTCGTCCTGACTTACGCCCTGCCCGCCGAGGTGCTGCGCCCCCTCGTGCCGCCGTTCCTGGAACTCGACACCTACCGAGCCAGTGCACAGGATGTGGAGTACGGCTTCGTGGCCGCCGCCGTGGTCGATACCCGAGACCTGCGGCCGGCCGGGCTGCCCGCTCGCTTGGGCCGCGACTTCCTGCTGACCGGCTACCGCGTCTTCACCCGCTTCCCCACCCCTGGAGGCCGCACCATGCGTGGCCTGCGCATCCTGCGCAGCGACACCAACACCCGCTTCATGCAACTCGGCGGCAACCTGCTCACTCGCTACAACTACCGCCTGGCCCGCATACGCTCGCAGGTCACGGGCAACGCCTTGGAGTTCTGCGTCGACACCGCCGACGGGCACGCCGATCTGGATGTGCGCGCCGACCTGCGCAAAACCCCGGCGCCGCTACCGCCGAACAGCCCGTTCGCCGACGAGCGCGCCGCACGCCGCTTCGCCGGACCACTGCCGTACACCTTCGAGTACGAGCCACAGACCCGCTCCGTGATCGTCATCAAGGCATTCCGCACGCGATGGGACCCGCAACCCGTGACGGTTGACGTGCGCCGTCTGACCTTCTTCGATCACGGCCCGTTCGCCGGAACCCGACCTGTGCTCGCCAACGCATTCCACATCGACGGCGTCGACTACGGCTGGCACCGTGGGGTGCGTCGCAGCGAGAGCGGCGGCCGGCGATGA
- a CDS encoding DUF3419 family protein, whose amino-acid sequence MSATPWTRGRILGGFGGPRLLFGRMYEDYGIELGVLPASRSRVLCIASAGDTAAALSQAGHDVTAVDVNPVQLAYARARLAGGASVEGAAETLMRLGRGVAGTLLPAWREAALRGFLALDDPVQQVRCWRSDLDGPGLRRLMRWSLRPGGALAMALLPSFASVVPARFDEVLRQRLERTVARHPNVRNPWLWRLFVGAEQPDAEPVHAPDVRLVQGDVVDVLERAPRGGYDAATLSNVLDGPGPAFAGQLRAAVRHAVRPGGIVVLRSFREPGPAGAGWAAQDRSALWGVVRVVRLGANPDGTNDRRIDP is encoded by the coding sequence ATGAGTGCCACCCCATGGACCCGTGGCCGGATCCTCGGTGGTTTCGGAGGCCCGCGTCTGCTGTTCGGGCGGATGTACGAGGACTACGGCATCGAGCTCGGCGTCCTGCCGGCATCGCGCTCGCGGGTGCTGTGCATCGCCTCCGCGGGCGACACTGCGGCCGCCCTGAGTCAGGCCGGCCATGACGTGACGGCCGTAGATGTCAACCCGGTGCAGCTCGCCTATGCCCGCGCCCGCCTTGCGGGCGGCGCGAGCGTGGAAGGCGCCGCGGAGACACTGATGCGACTGGGGCGCGGCGTGGCCGGGACACTGCTGCCTGCCTGGCGTGAGGCCGCGCTGCGCGGCTTCCTAGCTCTGGACGATCCCGTCCAGCAGGTCCGGTGCTGGCGCAGCGACCTGGACGGACCCGGGCTGCGCCGCCTGATGCGATGGTCCCTGCGGCCGGGCGGGGCGCTCGCGATGGCGCTGCTTCCCTCATTCGCGTCAGTGGTCCCCGCGCGCTTCGACGAAGTGCTCCGGCAGCGCCTGGAGCGGACGGTCGCCCGCCACCCCAATGTCCGCAATCCCTGGCTGTGGCGGCTGTTCGTGGGCGCCGAACAGCCCGACGCGGAGCCGGTGCACGCTCCGGATGTACGCCTCGTCCAGGGCGACGTGGTGGACGTCCTGGAGCGAGCGCCGCGCGGCGGATACGACGCCGCAACACTGTCGAACGTGCTCGACGGTCCAGGCCCGGCCTTCGCCGGACAACTGCGCGCAGCCGTACGCCACGCAGTACGCCCCGGCGGCATCGTCGTCCTGCGCAGCTTCCGCGAACCGGGACCGGCCGGAGCCGGCTGGGCCGCACAGGACCGCTCCGCGCTGTGGGGCGTCGTACGCGTAGTCCGTCTGGGCGCAAACCCGGACGGCACCAACGACAGAAGGATCGATCCGTGA
- a CDS encoding DoxX-like family protein has translation MSLPAKLQGRHVVREQTGLGGAARGAVALVWFYEGWWCKVWPGRADQRAIVGDVPFLPAWAVTTALVAIGLAEVALGLWVLSGRRAQAAALVQTVLVGGFNAGGLLFSPGQIDEPGRLLTQNLAFVALVWMVAESSAKAAAR, from the coding sequence ATGAGCCTTCCGGCCAAACTTCAGGGCCGTCATGTGGTTCGGGAACAAACGGGATTGGGGGGTGCTGCGCGCGGGGCGGTCGCCCTGGTGTGGTTCTACGAAGGGTGGTGGTGCAAGGTCTGGCCAGGGCGGGCCGACCAGCGGGCCATTGTGGGGGATGTGCCGTTCCTGCCGGCATGGGCCGTGACGACGGCGCTGGTGGCCATCGGGCTTGCGGAAGTGGCGCTCGGTCTCTGGGTGCTGTCGGGGCGGCGAGCGCAGGCCGCCGCCCTCGTGCAGACGGTGCTCGTGGGGGGCTTCAACGCGGGTGGCCTGCTGTTCAGTCCGGGGCAGATCGATGAGCCCGGGCGTCTGCTCACGCAGAATCTGGCCTTCGTCGCGCTGGTCTGGATGGTCGCGGAATCCTCTGCGAAGGCGGCGGCCCGATGA
- a CDS encoding DUF5994 family protein: protein MAESDAPTPRKLLPDEIHRAVKPGTALLRLQTTHSREGVLDGAWWPRSRDVRAELPALIQALTTHLGPITRVGLDTAAWEEVPTRLVVDDRVVHFDTFPVGDDTVLITRGDNDHFVLLVVPSATTADAARVAMARAVDADNVTQAADILVATLPEAATERAESG from the coding sequence ATGGCTGAATCTGACGCCCCCACCCCCCGGAAGCTCCTCCCCGACGAGATCCATCGGGCGGTGAAACCCGGCACTGCACTGCTCCGGCTGCAGACGACGCACTCCCGCGAAGGCGTCCTCGACGGCGCCTGGTGGCCCCGCTCCCGTGATGTCAGGGCAGAGCTGCCCGCCCTGATCCAGGCGCTCACCACGCACCTCGGACCCATCACGCGGGTCGGCCTGGACACCGCCGCCTGGGAGGAGGTCCCGACCCGATTGGTCGTCGACGACCGGGTCGTGCACTTCGACACCTTCCCTGTCGGCGACGACACCGTTCTCATCACCCGTGGCGACAACGATCACTTCGTTCTGCTCGTGGTCCCGTCGGCCACGACGGCCGATGCGGCCCGCGTGGCGATGGCCCGTGCGGTCGACGCCGACAACGTCACCCAGGCTGCCGACATCCTTGTTGCCACGCTTCCCGAAGCGGCCACCGAGCGCGCGGAGTCGGGATGA
- a CDS encoding DUF5994 family protein has protein sequence MTTTIERGVARALDSALPTRFSLTPKTTLAGQLDGAWWPHSRDLSTELPPLVEALEGRLGRITRAMVNPTRWPVVPHKVPATGHTVHVGWFTELDPDKMILLSYTVGRFDLLVIPPGTEPAAAARLLTAAAIPGSVLTAGALMSDEAATGRRMRDTRSSEDTWENDGGSALPPLRHPVVGARMIPLPGNMRR, from the coding sequence ATGACCACGACCATCGAACGCGGCGTGGCACGGGCGCTTGATTCCGCCCTCCCGACGCGCTTTTCCCTGACGCCGAAGACCACCCTCGCCGGCCAGTTGGACGGTGCTTGGTGGCCCCACTCGCGCGACCTCTCCACCGAGCTTCCGCCCCTGGTCGAAGCACTGGAAGGGCGTTTGGGGCGCATTACGCGCGCCATGGTGAACCCCACTCGCTGGCCCGTCGTCCCGCACAAGGTTCCCGCCACCGGGCACACGGTGCACGTGGGCTGGTTCACCGAACTGGATCCCGACAAGATGATCCTTCTCTCCTACACCGTCGGCCGCTTCGACCTGCTGGTGATCCCGCCCGGGACCGAACCCGCCGCAGCCGCCCGGCTCCTGACCGCCGCCGCAATCCCCGGCAGCGTCCTCACCGCCGGTGCGCTGATGTCCGACGAAGCCGCGACCGGCCGCCGAATGCGGGACACCCGAAGCAGCGAGGACACCTGGGAGAATGACGGCGGGTCCGCCCTGCCGCCCCTCCGGCACCCGGTCGTGGGCGCGCGGATGATCCCCCTGCCGGGGAACATGCGGAGATGA